A single window of Dermacentor albipictus isolate Rhodes 1998 colony chromosome 1, USDA_Dalb.pri_finalv2, whole genome shotgun sequence DNA harbors:
- the LOC139050214 gene encoding acyl-coenzyme A diphosphatase NUDT19-like isoform X1, protein MAATAFGFVWRSCSFHGSRLSEASFALRNFRTSRPNSWLYVSTYISRFTAMQVRQATNLRGSKNSGTKSAMSAPPWKEAASLIVVSRAPLRDVVGKDLATAMMATVWNNQTERVSRCDYRVLMVKRSSLSSFMANAYVYPGGLCEQCDFSSDWWEVFAAVGATKEALLRDVCNRAKGPRPPMITKPMTLSHNQLSSEDYLPGDLAYRISAIRETFEETGVLLLTQAAPVRGEAVLAECLTEGVDTTLWRQRLREDPVNLLRMCRENRLCPNVWALHEWWDWLTPISVGHRRYDTMFYICCMDKQPQVVLDQSEVITLKWCTPEGMLHDYSTGAVFLAPPQVYETSRLLNITSFAELSQFACQRATEGCEQWMPVIASASDGAVSLLPGDDLYPEEPDYFGRGPGPEYPFSLEELRQRCQNLHRMEVQGPLCTAYSNIEPPRGHLQPQTFEGPGAMVPSML, encoded by the exons ATGGCGGCGACCGCGTTTGGGTTTGTGTGGCGCTCCTGCTCGTTTCACGGTAGTCGCTTGAGTGAGGCAAGTTTCGCTTTAAGAAACTTCAGGACATCTCGCCCAAACAGCTGGCTTTACGTATCTACATACATCAGTAGGTTTACGGCAATGCAAGTGAGACAAGCAACTAACCTTCGTGGCTCGAAGAACTCCGGCACGAAATCAG CCATGTCAGCACCGCCATGGAAGGAGGCAGCCAGCCTCATTGTAGTAAGCCGTGCGCCATTACGAGATGTGGTGGGAAAAGACTTGGCAACAGCAATGATGGCCACCGTATGGAACAACCAGACTGAGCGTGTGTCACGCTGCGACTACCGTGTGCTGATGGTCAAGCGGTCAAGTCTGAGCTCATTCATGGCCAACGCTTACGTGTACCCAGGTGGCCTCTGTGAGCAATGTGACTTCTCATCTGATTGGTGGGAGGTGTTTGCCGCAGTGGGTGCCACAAAAGAAGCTCTTCTCAGGGATGTCTGCAACCGGGCTAAGGGTCCACGACCTCCAATGATAACCAAGCCCATGACATTATCGCACAATCAGCTCAGTTCTGAAGACTATTTGCCAGGTGACTTGGCTTATCGTATCTCGGCCATTCGGGAGACATTCGAGGAAACAGGGGTCCTGCTGCTCACACAAGCTGCTCCTGTTCGTGGCGAGGCTGTTCTGGCCGAGTGTTTGACCGAAGGCGTAGACACAACACTGTGGCGACAGCGGTTGCGAGAAGATCCAGTGAACCTGTTGCGCATGTGCCGTGAAAATCGTCTCTGTCCTAATGTCTGGGCCCTGCATGAATGGTGGGACTGGTTGACACCCATCTCGGTGGGCCACCGACGTTATGACACCATGTTCTACATCTGCTGCATGGATAAGCAGCCACAGGTGGTGCTCGACCAGAGTGAAGTGATTACACTGAAG TGGTGCACCCCTGAGGGCATGCTTCACGACTACTCTACCGGGGCGGTGTTCCTGGCGCCGCCGCAGGTCTACGAAACCTCGAGGTTGCTGAACATAACAAGTTTCGCGGAGCTGAGCCAGTTCGCCTGCCAAAGGGCTACCGAAGGCTGCGAGCAGTGGATGCCCGTCATCGCCTCCGCCAGCGACGGCGCTGTGTCCCTACTACCAG GTGATGACCTCTACCCTGAGGAGCCAGACTACTTTGGCCGAGGCCCTGGTCCTGAATACCCATTCAGCCTCGAGGAGCTGCGGCAGCGCTGCCAGAACCTCCACCGTATGGAGGTGCAGGGCCCCCTGTGCACAGCCTATTCCAACATTGAGCCTCCCAGAGGTCACCTACAGCCACAGACCTTCGAGGGCCCAGGAGCTATGGTGCCATCCATGCTTTGA
- the LOC139050214 gene encoding acyl-coenzyme A diphosphatase NUDT19-like isoform X2 — translation MSAPPWKEAASLIVVSRAPLRDVVGKDLATAMMATVWNNQTERVSRCDYRVLMVKRSSLSSFMANAYVYPGGLCEQCDFSSDWWEVFAAVGATKEALLRDVCNRAKGPRPPMITKPMTLSHNQLSSEDYLPGDLAYRISAIRETFEETGVLLLTQAAPVRGEAVLAECLTEGVDTTLWRQRLREDPVNLLRMCRENRLCPNVWALHEWWDWLTPISVGHRRYDTMFYICCMDKQPQVVLDQSEVITLKWCTPEGMLHDYSTGAVFLAPPQVYETSRLLNITSFAELSQFACQRATEGCEQWMPVIASASDGAVSLLPGDDLYPEEPDYFGRGPGPEYPFSLEELRQRCQNLHRMEVQGPLCTAYSNIEPPRGHLQPQTFEGPGAMVPSML, via the exons ATGTCAGCACCGCCATGGAAGGAGGCAGCCAGCCTCATTGTAGTAAGCCGTGCGCCATTACGAGATGTGGTGGGAAAAGACTTGGCAACAGCAATGATGGCCACCGTATGGAACAACCAGACTGAGCGTGTGTCACGCTGCGACTACCGTGTGCTGATGGTCAAGCGGTCAAGTCTGAGCTCATTCATGGCCAACGCTTACGTGTACCCAGGTGGCCTCTGTGAGCAATGTGACTTCTCATCTGATTGGTGGGAGGTGTTTGCCGCAGTGGGTGCCACAAAAGAAGCTCTTCTCAGGGATGTCTGCAACCGGGCTAAGGGTCCACGACCTCCAATGATAACCAAGCCCATGACATTATCGCACAATCAGCTCAGTTCTGAAGACTATTTGCCAGGTGACTTGGCTTATCGTATCTCGGCCATTCGGGAGACATTCGAGGAAACAGGGGTCCTGCTGCTCACACAAGCTGCTCCTGTTCGTGGCGAGGCTGTTCTGGCCGAGTGTTTGACCGAAGGCGTAGACACAACACTGTGGCGACAGCGGTTGCGAGAAGATCCAGTGAACCTGTTGCGCATGTGCCGTGAAAATCGTCTCTGTCCTAATGTCTGGGCCCTGCATGAATGGTGGGACTGGTTGACACCCATCTCGGTGGGCCACCGACGTTATGACACCATGTTCTACATCTGCTGCATGGATAAGCAGCCACAGGTGGTGCTCGACCAGAGTGAAGTGATTACACTGAAG TGGTGCACCCCTGAGGGCATGCTTCACGACTACTCTACCGGGGCGGTGTTCCTGGCGCCGCCGCAGGTCTACGAAACCTCGAGGTTGCTGAACATAACAAGTTTCGCGGAGCTGAGCCAGTTCGCCTGCCAAAGGGCTACCGAAGGCTGCGAGCAGTGGATGCCCGTCATCGCCTCCGCCAGCGACGGCGCTGTGTCCCTACTACCAG GTGATGACCTCTACCCTGAGGAGCCAGACTACTTTGGCCGAGGCCCTGGTCCTGAATACCCATTCAGCCTCGAGGAGCTGCGGCAGCGCTGCCAGAACCTCCACCGTATGGAGGTGCAGGGCCCCCTGTGCACAGCCTATTCCAACATTGAGCCTCCCAGAGGTCACCTACAGCCACAGACCTTCGAGGGCCCAGGAGCTATGGTGCCATCCATGCTTTGA